The DNA sequence CGCCCTTGGGTGTGAAGACGAAGATCTCCTGTACCGCCAGGTCATAGCGCAGCGACTCCAGGAACTCCCCGGGGTCGGCGGCCTCACGTTGCCAGTCGAGCAGCTGACGCATCCACGCCATATCGTCGATTTCGGCGGCGGCATGGTTGGGCGGAACACCATTGCGGCCCTTGGCTTCCTTGTACCGCCAGTGCGCGGCAATACCGTACTCGGCGGTGCGGTGCATGTCCCGGGTGCGGATCTGCACCTCCAACGGCTTGCCTTCGGGGCCGACCACGGTGGTGTGCAAGGACTGATAGACACCGAATCGCGGTTGGGCGATGTAGTCCTTGAACCGGCCGGCCATCGGCTGCCACAGCGAGTGGACAACGCCCACAGCGGCGTAACAGTCACGAATCTCATCACACAGAATCCGGACGCCTACCAGGTCGTGGATGTCGTCGAAGTCGCGGCCCTTGACGATCATCTTCTGATAGATCGACCAGTAATGCTTGGGGCGGCCCTCGACGGTGGCGCCGATACGCGAACCATTCAGGGTGGCAACAATTTCCGCGCGCACCTTGGCCAGGTAGGTATCGCGTGACGGCGCCCGGTCGGCGACCAGTCGCACGATCTCCTCGTATTTTTTGGGGTGCAGGATCGCGAAGGACAGGTCTTCGAGCTCCCACTTGACCGTGGCCATACCTAGACGGTGTGCCAGTGGCGCAATCACTTCGAGCGTCTCGCGGGCCTTACGCGCCTGCTTTTCCGGCGGCAGGAATCGCATGGTGCGCATGTTGTGCAAGCGGTCGGCGACCTTAATCACCAGCACCCGAGGGTCGCGCGCCATGGCGATGATCATCTTGCGGATGGTTTCGCCCTCGGCGGCGTTGCCCAACACCACCTTGTCGAGCTTGGTCACGCCGTCGACCAGGTGGGCCACCTCGGTACCGAATTCGGTGGTCAGCTGCTCGAGGCTGTAACCGGTGTCCTCGACTGTGTCGTGCAGGATCGCGGCCACCAAAGTGGTGGTGTCCATGCCAAGCTCGGCCAGAATGTTCGCGACGGCGATCGGATGGGTGATGTACGGATCACCCGACTTACGAAACTGTTCGGCATGCCGGCTCTCGGCTACCTCGTATGCGCGCTGCAGCACCACGCGGTCGGCCTTGGGGTAGAACTCGCGATGGACGGCCATCAGCGGCTCGAGTACGGGGCTGACGGCCCCGCGCTGGGCGGTCATCCGGCGGGCCAGCCGGGCCCGCACGCGGCGCGACGCACTCATGGTGCCGCTGCTGACCCGCAGGGAGTCCACGCTCGGCGCCGTCTGATCGCTCACGGCAGGCGGGGATTCGACCGCGACCTGATTCTCGCTCGGTACCTGCTCGTCAGCCACGGTTCACCTCCTGCCGCCTAGATTATCCCTCAGATCACGCGCAATGCAGTTAATGGCAGCGGCGCCACGACCGCACGGCCGCCCAGATCCGCCAGTTCCAGAACTACACCAGCGCTGATCACGTCCGCCCCCGCGGTGCGCAAGAGTTTGATGGTTGCCGCCAGTGTCCCTCCGGTGGCCAGCACATCGTCGATGATCGCCACGCGATGGCCGGTCAGATCCACTCCATCGGCAGGAATCTCCAGCGCCGCGGTGCCGTACTCCAGTTGATAGGTCTGAGCATGCACGGGTGGTGGCAGCTTTCCCGCCTTCCGCACGGCCAGCACACCTACGCCGAGCCGGATCGCCACGGCGGCCCCCAGCAGGAAGCCGCGCGCATCGATCCCCGCGATCAGCGTGGCTCCTGCCGCCGCCTCCCCCAACGCATCGGTGACCCGTGACAAGCCTTCGGCGTCCGCGAACAGCGGCGTCAAATCCTTGAACTGCACCCCGGGCTCGGGAAAGTCGGGGACCTTACGAGTCAGCCTGTCGATCAGCGCTGTGACAGCGTCCGCAGATGTCACGCCGGCAACACCCAACGATCCATGTTCCAGCCCGTGCCCCACCGGGTGACGCTCGGTGTGGCGGCGTACATCGACTTCGGTGCGATCAGCACACGCGGCTGCCGGTACAGCGGCAGCGTGGGCAGGTCGTTCCACAGGATCGCCGACGCGTCGCCGAGCAGCCGACTCTGGTCCCTGGCATTAGTGGTCACCGCCAGCGCCGCGATGATCCCGTCGATCTGGCCGTTGCCGTAGTTCGCCGGGTTCTTGCCTTCACGTGACCGCAAGGCGTACGCATCCATGAGCCATGAACCCGTCGACCCGCTTCCGGGAGCGCCGCCGATCGAGCTAAGTAGCGCATCAACCTGATTGTCCCGCAACGAGCGTGGCCCAATCTCGGGCGAACTGACGTCCTGCACGGTGATCCCGGCGGCTGCACAGGCCTGCGCCATGGCGGACACGATTGCCGCGCGGCGCGGGTTGGGCGCTTGGTATCCCACCCGGACGGTCAACGGACGATTGGCCACCGCAGCACGAGCCGCGACAGGGTCCGAACGCATGAACCGTCCCGCCTCGGCGGCGGCCTCCACCGAGGCGAACGAGTCTCCGATGCTGGTATCCAGCCGGGCATTCATCACCGGCACGCCGGTAATTCCCGCGATGGCGTCACGCGGCGTGCACAAGGCGACCGCACGGCGCACATCCGGAGCCCCCACCGACCCTCCGGCACCGAAGATGAGTTGCTCCACACCCGAACCGGGTTCCTCGGTGCGTACGAATCCGTCAGGGGCGGTGAGAGTCCCAGCCGATCCGGCGGCGACGTCGACAACCTCCAGATCGCCGTCGGACAGCCGTTTTTGCACATCGATTCCGCTGGGCCACACCGTGACCCGCTTGGTCACCGGCGGGCTCCCCCACCACTTGTCATTGGCGACAAGCACGACCGATCCGTCGTCGTTGTACCCGTCGAGCTTGTACGGCCCCGATGACGGGAACTTCGAAAGATCCAGCTCGGAGCCGAAGTTCCACTGGTTGTTCCAAAAATCGGCGATCTTTTGCAGTGCCGGAACGTCATTGGCCGCGATGGCACCGATCAGGTCGATACCTCCGCCGATCTTGTCGGCGACCACATGCCACGGCAACATCGTGGTGGCGGCGAACAACTGGGTCCAGTCGGTGAAGGCGCGATCCGGCGCAAAGGTGACGCGCGCGGTCTTCTGCCCTGGCTTGCAATCGATGGTGGAGATATCGGCGTATCCCGCCGTGCTGGCCGCGTCAAAATCGGGCAGCCTGCCGGATTGCGCGAACCAGGCCAGCACCATGTCTTCACAGGTCACCGGTTTGCCGTCGGAGTAGACGGCCTTCTCATTGATGGTGTAGTCGAGCACCAGCGGAATGCGGCCGACGACCTCGACGGTGCCGAAGTCATGGTCAGCGATTACCTGGCCGTCAGGTCCGTGGAAGCCGAACCCGGTGAGTACGCGATTGAATGCCTGTGCCCCGGCTGACGCGTTCCCCGCGACACTGTTGACGTTGTACGTCGTCAAGCGGCCGTCGACGGCGTAGTCGAGCGTTTTTGCCGCCGAGGTCCAACACGAGGTCAACAACCCCGCCGCGAGCACCACCGTGGTCGCGATGGCGCCGATTCGCGCGATCCGTCTGACTCCGGTCCGTGCTGGGCCACGTGAAACCATCAGCGCCGCCGAACGTTTCGCTTACCTTGAGGGCGGGCGCCGGGCTTGGGTTTCGCGGGACGTACCCCGGTTGTGGTGGCATCGGATGCTTCCGATGTCGCCGCCTTGACGGCCTTGGCTCCCGAACCGGTGTCCGCCAGGGGCGCGGCGTCGGGCTTGCGGCGGCTCAGCACCTTCTTGGTATGGCTCGCCACCAGCTCCGTGCGCTCGCGCAGCGCCACCAGCAGCGGGGTCGCGAAGAAGATCGACGAGTAGGTGCCCACCAGAATGCCGACAAGCTGAACCAGTGCAAGGTCCTTCAGTGTGCCCACACCCAGCAGCCAGATGGCCACCACGATGAGCGAGAGCACCGGGATCACCGAGATGAGGCTGGTGTTGATCGAGCGCATGAAGGTCTGGTTCACGGCCAGGTTGGCGTGCTCGGCGAAGGTGCGCCGCGACGTGTGCTGGAACCCGTGTGTGTTTTCCTCGACCTTGTCGAACACGATCACGGTGTCGTACAAGGAGAATCCGAGGATGGTGAGCAGACCGATCACAGTGGCCGGGGTGACCTCGAAGCCCACCAGTGAATACACACCCGCGGTAACCAGCAGGTCGAAGACCAGCGCGGCCAATGCCGCCAGCGCCATATAGCGCTCGTAGCGCACGGCGATGTAGATGCCGGACAGCACCAGGAAAACGCCCAGCGCCCACAGCGCCTTGTTGGTGATCTGCCCGCCCCAGGTCTCCGACACCGCCGAATCGCTGATGGCGTTGATGGACGGTTTACCGTCAGATCCCTTAGGGGCGAACCTGTCGAAGAGCGCCTTGTGAAGCTTCGCCGACTCGTCATTGTCGAGTGTTTCGGTGCGAATCTGAATCGAGGCCGAGTCGCCGGTTCCGGTGACAACGATCGATTCGGCATCGCGGCCGAGTGTTTGACTGAAAACGTCCTCGGTCTGCTGGACGGTCGCCTCGCCCTTCGGGAACGAGACCTTGGTACCGCCCTCGAAGTCGATACCGAAGACGAATCCCTTGATCGCGATGGACAAGATCGCGACGACCATGAACGCGCCACTGATCCCGAACCACAGCGTGCGCTTGCCGACAACGTCGACGGCACCGGTTCCGGTGTACAGACGGTAGAAGAATCCGTGTTCTGGTGCCGCACTGACGGTTTCAACCGCGGTGGACGTGGGTTCCTTGGCGGCACTCTCGGTGCCGTTGCCGTTGCTCACGGTGTCGTTGCTCGTGCTCATGCGTGTGCCGCCGCCTTACGTTCGCGGGCAATCTGCTGGACCGCGCCGAGCCCGTTGTACACGGGCTTGGACAGGGTCGCGGACTTGGAGGACAGGTAGACAAGCGGCCACGTCACCAGGAACACCACGACGACGTCGAGGATGGTGGTGAGTCCGAGGGTGAACGCGAAGCCCTTCACCTGCCCGATGGCAAGGGCGTAGAGCACCACGGCGGCCAGCAGGGTCACCGCGTTACCCGACAGGATCGTCTTACGGGCGCGAGCCCAACCGCGGGGCACCGCCGAGCGGTACGAACGACCTTCTCGTATCTCATCTTTGATGCGCTCGAAGAACACCACGAAGGAGTCCGCGGTCGTGCCGATGCCGATGATCAGACCGGCGATACCGGCCAGGTCCAGGGTGTACGAGATGTATCTACCCAACAGAACCAGGATGGCGAACACCATGGCACCGGAGGCCACCAAGGACAGCGCGGTCAGTATGCCGAGCACGCGGTAATAGAGCAGCGAGTACAGCAGCACGATCGCCAATCCGATGGCGCCCGCGATCAGGCCGGCCTTGAGCGAGGTCAATCCGAGTGTTGCCGAAACGGTTTCGGCATCGGAGGACTCGAAGGACAGCGGCAGCGAACCGTACTTGAGGGCCGCGGCAAGCTGCTTGGCCGAGTCGGAGGTGAACTGCCCGCTGATTTCGGTCTTGCCGCCCGGGATCGGTTCGCGGATGGCCGGTGCGCTGATCACCTTGGAGTCCAGCGTGAACGCGGTTTGGGTGCCCTGCTGCCAATGCGCAGAGGTGTACTCCGCCCAGACCTTGGCGCCGGTGGGCTTGAACTCCATGCTCACCACGTAGATACCGCGCTGCTGGTCAAGTCCCGAGCTGGCGTCCTTGATCTCCTCGCCGCTGATGATCGCCTTGTCCAGCAGATACGCGGCCTTTCCACCCTGACTGTCGTCGCCACAGGTGACCAACGGCAGGTTTGGATCGTCGTTGCCCGCGAGCGGATCGTCAAGGTCATAGCAACGCGATGACTGAACCTGAAGCGCCAGCATCTGAATCCGTGGGTCGTCGCTCTGCCTGATCTGCTTCTCGAAGTCGATCAGCTGCTTGCGTTCCTCACCGCTGCCCGGCTTCGGCGGCAGATCGGTGGCAGGAGCGGCAGGCGGTGGGGCATTCGGCGTCGCGGGCTGCGTCGCCGGAGCGGGTGGCGGCGGTGGCGGCGGTGGCGGCGGCGTGGTGGTTTGCGCCGGATAGGGCCGCGGCTGCGGTTTCGGAGAGGGTGCGGCGGGTGCCGGCTTTCCTGCACCGGGCGCCGGGGGCGTCGCCCCTTGCCCAGCGCCGGGCTGGCCGCCCTGCGGCGCTCCGGCCTGAGGATTCTCCTTGGGCTGCGCCGGCACCATCTGGACGACGGGCCGGATGTAAAGCTTGGCGGTCTGGCCGAGGTTTCGGGCCTCGCTGCCGTCGTTGCCCGGCACGGTGATGACGAGGTTGTCGCCGTCGATGATGACCTCGGATCCGGAGACACCGAGGCCGTTGACGCGCGCATTGATGATCTGCTGCGCCTGCGTCAACGCTTCCCTGGTCGGCTTGGAACCGTCAGGGGTGCGTGCTGTCAGGGTGACGCGGGTTCCGCCCTGCAGGTCGATACCGAGCTTGGGCTTAGCGTGCTTATCGCCGGTCAGAAACACCAGCAAATAGGCGCCAATCAGCAGCACCAGGAAGGCAGCTAAATAGCGCGCGGGATGCACAGGGGCCGATGGCGAGGCCACGTGTCCGGTCTCCTTGCTTGTCGAGGGCGGGTCGGGCGGCGTTCAGGGTTGAGCAAAGGCGAAAGCCGCTACTCCTTGGTCAGCTCGACCCCGGCGCTCTCGACGTCGCGCGACGCCTCCTGAGCGGTGTCATCGGTGTCCTCGGCCTCGTCAACGATCTTGTCGCGAATCGCGAGCTTCATCCAGCGAGTCACAACACCCGGCGCGATCTCCAGGTCCACGGTGTCATCGGTGACCGCGGCGATGGTGCCCTGCAGACCAGAGGTGGTGTGCACCCGGTCGCCGATCGCCAGGGAGTCGTGCAGGTCGATGGTGGCATCGAGGGCCTTGCGCTGCCGCCGGTTCGCGAAGAAGAGGAACGCGCCCATAACGAGGATGAGCGGCAAAAAGACGATG is a window from the Mycobacteroides salmoniphilum genome containing:
- the secF gene encoding protein translocase subunit SecF — protein: MSNGNGTESAAKEPTSTAVETVSAAPEHGFFYRLYTGTGAVDVVGKRTLWFGISGAFMVVAILSIAIKGFVFGIDFEGGTKVSFPKGEATVQQTEDVFSQTLGRDAESIVVTGTGDSASIQIRTETLDNDESAKLHKALFDRFAPKGSDGKPSINAISDSAVSETWGGQITNKALWALGVFLVLSGIYIAVRYERYMALAALAALVFDLLVTAGVYSLVGFEVTPATVIGLLTILGFSLYDTVIVFDKVEENTHGFQHTSRRTFAEHANLAVNQTFMRSINTSLISVIPVLSLIVVAIWLLGVGTLKDLALVQLVGILVGTYSSIFFATPLLVALRERTELVASHTKKVLSRRKPDAAPLADTGSGAKAVKAATSEASDATTTGVRPAKPKPGARPQGKRNVRRR
- a CDS encoding ABC transporter substrate-binding protein, coding for MVSRGPARTGVRRIARIGAIATTVVLAAGLLTSCWTSAAKTLDYAVDGRLTTYNVNSVAGNASAGAQAFNRVLTGFGFHGPDGQVIADHDFGTVEVVGRIPLVLDYTINEKAVYSDGKPVTCEDMVLAWFAQSGRLPDFDAASTAGYADISTIDCKPGQKTARVTFAPDRAFTDWTQLFAATTMLPWHVVADKIGGGIDLIGAIAANDVPALQKIADFWNNQWNFGSELDLSKFPSSGPYKLDGYNDDGSVVLVANDKWWGSPPVTKRVTVWPSGIDVQKRLSDGDLEVVDVAAGSAGTLTAPDGFVRTEEPGSGVEQLIFGAGGSVGAPDVRRAVALCTPRDAIAGITGVPVMNARLDTSIGDSFASVEAAAEAGRFMRSDPVAARAAVANRPLTVRVGYQAPNPRRAAIVSAMAQACAAAGITVQDVSSPEIGPRSLRDNQVDALLSSIGGAPGSGSTGSWLMDAYALRSREGKNPANYGNGQIDGIIAALAVTTNARDQSRLLGDASAILWNDLPTLPLYRQPRVLIAPKSMYAATPSVTRWGTGWNMDRWVLPA
- a CDS encoding adenine phosphoribosyltransferase, encoding MTSADAVTALIDRLTRKVPDFPEPGVQFKDLTPLFADAEGLSRVTDALGEAAAGATLIAGIDARGFLLGAAVAIRLGVGVLAVRKAGKLPPPVHAQTYQLEYGTAALEIPADGVDLTGHRVAIIDDVLATGGTLAATIKLLRTAGADVISAGVVLELADLGGRAVVAPLPLTALRVI
- the secD gene encoding protein translocase subunit SecD, translated to MASPSAPVHPARYLAAFLVLLIGAYLLVFLTGDKHAKPKLGIDLQGGTRVTLTARTPDGSKPTREALTQAQQIINARVNGLGVSGSEVIIDGDNLVITVPGNDGSEARNLGQTAKLYIRPVVQMVPAQPKENPQAGAPQGGQPGAGQGATPPAPGAGKPAPAAPSPKPQPRPYPAQTTTPPPPPPPPPPAPATQPATPNAPPPAAPATDLPPKPGSGEERKQLIDFEKQIRQSDDPRIQMLALQVQSSRCYDLDDPLAGNDDPNLPLVTCGDDSQGGKAAYLLDKAIISGEEIKDASSGLDQQRGIYVVSMEFKPTGAKVWAEYTSAHWQQGTQTAFTLDSKVISAPAIREPIPGGKTEISGQFTSDSAKQLAAALKYGSLPLSFESSDAETVSATLGLTSLKAGLIAGAIGLAIVLLYSLLYYRVLGILTALSLVASGAMVFAILVLLGRYISYTLDLAGIAGLIIGIGTTADSFVVFFERIKDEIREGRSYRSAVPRGWARARKTILSGNAVTLLAAVVLYALAIGQVKGFAFTLGLTTILDVVVVFLVTWPLVYLSSKSATLSKPVYNGLGAVQQIARERKAAAHA
- the yajC gene encoding preprotein translocase subunit YajC, which codes for MESIIVFLPLILVMGAFLFFANRRQRKALDATIDLHDSLAIGDRVHTTSGLQGTIAAVTDDTVDLEIAPGVVTRWMKLAIRDKIVDEAEDTDDTAQEASRDVESAGVELTKE
- a CDS encoding RelA/SpoT family protein, encoding MADEQVPSENQVAVESPPAVSDQTAPSVDSLRVSSGTMSASRRVRARLARRMTAQRGAVSPVLEPLMAVHREFYPKADRVVLQRAYEVAESRHAEQFRKSGDPYITHPIAVANILAELGMDTTTLVAAILHDTVEDTGYSLEQLTTEFGTEVAHLVDGVTKLDKVVLGNAAEGETIRKMIIAMARDPRVLVIKVADRLHNMRTMRFLPPEKQARKARETLEVIAPLAHRLGMATVKWELEDLSFAILHPKKYEEIVRLVADRAPSRDTYLAKVRAEIVATLNGSRIGATVEGRPKHYWSIYQKMIVKGRDFDDIHDLVGVRILCDEIRDCYAAVGVVHSLWQPMAGRFKDYIAQPRFGVYQSLHTTVVGPEGKPLEVQIRTRDMHRTAEYGIAAHWRYKEAKGRNGVPPNHAAAEIDDMAWMRQLLDWQREAADPGEFLESLRYDLAVQEIFVFTPKGDVITLPAGSTPVDFAYAVHTEVGHRCIGARVNGRLVALERKLENGEVVEVFTSKAATAGPSRDWQTFVVSPRAKAKIRQWFAKERREEALEAGKDAIAREVRRGGLPLQRLVNGEGMASLARELRYQDTSQLYTAVGEGHVSARHVVQRLVAQLGGVDSAEEELAERSTPSTMPIRQRRSEDVGVAVPGAPGVLTKLAKCCTPVPGDQILGFVTRGGGVSVHRTDCTNAESLQQQSERIIEVHWAPSSSSVFLVAIQVEALDRHRLLSDVTRALADERVNILSASVTTSNDRVAISRFTFEMGDPKHLGHVLNVVRNVEGVYDVYRVTSAA